A window of Longispora fulva contains these coding sequences:
- a CDS encoding phosphate ABC transporter substrate-binding protein PstS yields MFRRFLVVLLLAAATLVGGAPAQAAPVIVPVTGVGSTWSANAIDEWRRGVAQYNWTINYDPLGSSKGRSYFAEGQSDFGVSEIPYGITDEGTGVADPPPSRAFVYMPIVAGGTSFMYNLKIGNNRVTNLRLSGETVAKIFTGVITSWDDKQIAEDNPELKLPARPIVPVYRSDGSGTTAQFTLWMSKEYPNLWHAFCKRAKRSENCGLTSQFPPGIIGTGAGGSAEAAGFVKQSSSEGAITYVEYSYAVQNEFPVAKIRNKSNYFIEPTADAVAVALLKAVIRPDLTQDLDGVYHNEDKRSYPLSSYSYMILPTKIERGLDENKGYSIARFGKYLLCEGQQKADILGYSPLPINLVRSGLEQVRKVPGAIQEDTDIKTCNNPTFSSTSPNKLAETAPQPPDCDQVGRTQCATGTGGLRKDTAKKKVTTQGTAGPVAAGTASGGAVDGSGGDGVSDVEASPVSLEADGGWRLRHTMMLLAAVLLIAVIVGPPLLSRRMRRGEDR; encoded by the coding sequence ATGTTTAGACGGTTCCTGGTCGTTCTGCTGCTGGCGGCGGCCACCCTGGTCGGGGGAGCGCCGGCGCAGGCCGCGCCGGTGATCGTGCCGGTGACCGGGGTCGGCTCCACCTGGAGCGCCAACGCGATCGACGAGTGGCGGCGCGGGGTCGCCCAGTACAACTGGACGATCAACTACGACCCGCTCGGCTCGTCGAAGGGCCGGTCGTACTTCGCCGAGGGGCAGTCCGACTTCGGCGTGTCCGAGATCCCGTACGGCATCACCGACGAGGGCACCGGCGTGGCCGATCCGCCGCCCTCGCGCGCGTTCGTGTACATGCCGATCGTGGCCGGTGGCACGTCGTTCATGTACAACCTGAAGATCGGCAACAACCGGGTGACCAACCTGCGGTTGTCCGGCGAGACCGTGGCCAAGATCTTCACCGGCGTGATCACCTCCTGGGACGACAAGCAGATCGCCGAGGACAACCCGGAGCTCAAGCTGCCGGCCCGGCCGATCGTCCCGGTGTACCGCTCGGACGGCTCCGGCACCACGGCCCAGTTCACGCTGTGGATGAGCAAGGAGTACCCGAACCTGTGGCACGCGTTCTGCAAGCGGGCCAAACGCAGTGAGAACTGCGGGCTGACCTCGCAGTTCCCGCCGGGCATCATCGGTACCGGCGCGGGCGGTTCGGCGGAGGCGGCGGGGTTCGTCAAGCAGAGCTCGTCGGAGGGCGCGATCACCTACGTCGAGTACTCCTACGCCGTGCAGAACGAGTTCCCGGTCGCGAAGATCCGCAACAAGTCGAACTACTTCATCGAGCCGACCGCCGACGCCGTCGCCGTGGCGCTGCTCAAGGCCGTGATCCGCCCGGACCTGACCCAGGACCTCGACGGGGTCTACCACAACGAGGACAAACGCAGCTATCCGCTGTCCTCGTACTCCTACATGATCCTGCCGACCAAGATCGAACGCGGGCTCGACGAGAACAAGGGCTACTCGATCGCGCGGTTCGGCAAGTACCTGCTGTGCGAGGGGCAGCAGAAGGCCGACATCCTCGGCTACTCGCCGCTGCCGATCAACCTGGTGCGCTCGGGGCTGGAGCAGGTGCGCAAGGTGCCGGGCGCGATCCAGGAGGACACCGACATCAAGACGTGCAACAACCCGACGTTCTCCAGCACGAGCCCGAACAAGCTCGCGGAGACGGCCCCGCAGCCGCCCGACTGCGACCAGGTCGGCAGGACCCAGTGCGCGACGGGTACCGGCGGCCTGCGCAAGGACACCGCGAAGAAGAAGGTGACCACCCAGGGCACGGCCGGCCCGGTGGCGGCCGGCACCGCGTCCGGCGGGGCGGTCGACGGTTCCGGCGGGGACGGTGTGTCCGATGTGGAGGCGAGCCCGGTGTCCCTGGAGGCGGACGGCGGGTGGCGGCTGCGGCACACCATGATGCTGCTCGCCGCCGTGCTGCTGATCGCCGTCATCGTCGGACCGCCCCTGCTGTCCCGGCGGATGAGACGAGGTGAGGACCGATGA
- the pstA gene encoding phosphate ABC transporter permease PstA encodes MSERRRVLGGGRPSDRYTVLGAGAAALGLTAVLYTQLTPFDGILGFVVIAYTLFLLFYALLVSFEERGPAVRDRIASAVVHSIGFLLLLVLGFIIGFILYRGFPALRHLNFYSSDMGRAGPLSPLTEGGVYHAVIGSLEQISLALLGTVPLGIGCALFLSETRGRFTRIVRTVTEAMTALPSIVAGLFVYAMVILGLGVNKSGFAASLALSVMMLPIIIRASDVVLRLVPGTLREASLALGASRWRTVWHVVLPTARSGLATSVILGTARGIGETSPVLLTAGMSFAVNYDPLSGPQVSLPLQTFSMVKSPMRDMVTRGFGTAAVLLVLVLILFVVARIVGGRPAGHLTAGQRRRRTRASARDLLRFDERRRRSLDIEREDGHV; translated from the coding sequence GTGTCCGAACGCAGACGGGTGCTCGGCGGCGGCCGGCCGTCGGACCGCTACACCGTCCTCGGAGCCGGCGCGGCGGCGCTCGGCCTGACGGCGGTGCTGTACACCCAGCTCACGCCGTTCGACGGCATCCTGGGGTTCGTCGTCATCGCGTACACGCTGTTTCTGCTGTTCTACGCGCTGCTGGTGTCCTTCGAGGAGCGCGGGCCGGCGGTCCGGGACCGGATAGCCTCGGCGGTGGTGCACAGCATCGGCTTCCTGCTGCTGCTCGTGCTCGGCTTCATCATCGGGTTCATCCTGTACCGGGGCTTCCCGGCGCTGCGGCACCTGAACTTCTACTCCAGTGACATGGGCCGGGCCGGCCCGCTGAGCCCGCTGACCGAGGGCGGCGTCTACCACGCCGTCATCGGCAGCCTCGAGCAGATCAGCCTGGCCCTGCTGGGCACGGTGCCGCTGGGGATCGGCTGCGCGCTGTTCCTCAGCGAGACCCGGGGCCGGTTCACCCGGATCGTGCGGACCGTCACCGAGGCCATGACGGCGCTGCCCTCGATCGTCGCCGGCCTGTTCGTGTACGCCATGGTGATCCTCGGCCTGGGCGTGAACAAGTCGGGGTTCGCGGCCTCCCTGGCGCTGAGCGTCATGATGCTGCCGATCATCATCCGGGCCTCCGACGTGGTGCTGCGGCTCGTGCCGGGCACCCTGCGCGAGGCGTCCCTGGCGCTGGGCGCGTCGCGGTGGCGCACCGTGTGGCACGTCGTGCTGCCCACCGCCCGCTCGGGCCTGGCGACCTCGGTGATCCTGGGTACCGCGCGCGGGATCGGCGAGACCTCCCCGGTCCTGCTGACGGCCGGCATGTCCTTCGCCGTGAACTACGACCCGCTGTCCGGCCCGCAGGTCTCCCTGCCCCTGCAGACGTTCTCGATGGTGAAGTCCCCGATGCGGGACATGGTCACCCGGGGCTTCGGCACCGCGGCGGTGCTCCTGGTGCTGGTCCTGATCCTGTTCGTGGTGGCCCGGATCGTCGGCGGCCGGCCGGCCGGGCACCTCACGGCGGGGCAGCGCCGCCGACGGACCCGGGCCTCGGCCCGCGACCTGTTGCGGTTCGACGAGCGCCGACGCCGTTCCCTGGATATCGAGCGTGAGGATGGTCATGTTTAG
- a CDS encoding error-prone DNA polymerase has product MAAPLSADQEHPAPQAAGPEEPRPPKAPAPERPPVGDYAELHAHSHFSFLDGASSPEDLVAEAVRLGLPALALTDHDGMYGVVRFNEAARAAGLKAVFGAELSLDLPATVAGAPDPGGSHLLLLARGTEGYARLSSAIGTAQLRGGEKGRPVYDLDELAADLRGHVLVLTGCRKGAVRRTLEAGGAEAAREELETLVRLFGKKNVEVELTDHGHLDDFDRNDVLAGLAGELGLGVVATNAVHYARPSGHRLAQLVAAVRARRSLEEMDGWLPPAPTAHLRSAAEMRARFGAWPDAVTRTAGIAAELAFDLKLVAPNLPPFPVPPGETEDSWLRVQALQGMARRYGPDNEEASEQLDYELDMIERLRFPGYFLIVWDIVQFCERNDILVQGRGSAANSVVCFTLGITKADPIRYGLLFERFLSDVRVGPPDIDLDIENGRREEVIQYLFHKHGRTHTAQVANVITYRRRSAIRDAARALGYSPGQADAWTAGPGHRGGPAPDDLPADVATYAAELVGAPRHLGIHSGGMVICDRPVIEVVPVEWARMENRTVLQWDKDDCAATGLVKFDLLGLGMLTALHHAVDLVRDHHGTTVDLAALPPDDQEIYAMIRAGDSIGLFQVESRAQIQLAPRLKPKCFYDLVVQIALVRPGPIQGGAVHPYIRRANELEEPTVPHPRMAKALARTLGVPLFQEQMMQLAVDCANFTASEADQLRQAMGSKRSHARMRELRERFYAGLADNGITGAMADDLYHRLEAFAGYGFPESHSLSFAFIVYASAYLKRYYPAAFTAALIRSQPMGFYSTNSLIGDARRHGVPILGVDVNASAAVTGLSGTGTAAASARPGTWGVGGPAVRLGLDQVRGIGSEVAARIAAGQPYAGLTDLARRAGVTEAQLGNLATAGAFAGLGLDRRRALWTAGAAARDTPDRLPGTVVGTHAPTLPGMSEAELAAADLWATGSSPDSHPVQFLRDWLRGRGAVPVGELGKAPDGSRVLIGGIVTHRQAPETAGGIVFVNLEDETGQANVICTPGLVRRYARIARTAPALLVRGRLQNVDGALGVAADQLTALNLSAAPRSRDFR; this is encoded by the coding sequence ATGGCCGCCCCACTGAGCGCCGACCAGGAGCACCCCGCCCCGCAGGCCGCCGGCCCGGAGGAACCCCGCCCGCCGAAGGCCCCGGCTCCGGAGCGCCCCCCGGTCGGCGACTACGCCGAGCTGCACGCCCACTCCCACTTCTCCTTCCTCGACGGCGCGTCCTCCCCGGAGGACCTGGTCGCCGAGGCGGTCCGCCTGGGGCTGCCGGCCCTGGCCCTCACCGACCACGACGGCATGTACGGCGTGGTCCGCTTCAACGAGGCCGCCCGCGCCGCCGGCCTGAAGGCGGTGTTCGGCGCGGAGCTGTCCCTGGACCTGCCGGCGACGGTGGCCGGGGCGCCCGACCCGGGCGGCAGCCACCTGCTCCTGCTGGCCCGGGGCACCGAGGGCTACGCCCGGCTGTCGTCGGCGATCGGCACGGCCCAGCTCCGGGGCGGCGAGAAGGGCCGACCCGTCTACGACCTGGACGAACTGGCCGCCGACCTGCGCGGCCACGTCCTGGTGCTCACCGGCTGCCGCAAGGGCGCTGTCCGCCGGACGCTGGAGGCCGGCGGGGCGGAGGCTGCGCGCGAGGAATTGGAGACGCTGGTCCGCCTGTTCGGCAAGAAGAACGTCGAGGTGGAGCTCACCGACCACGGCCACCTGGACGACTTCGACCGCAACGACGTCCTCGCCGGCCTGGCCGGGGAGCTGGGTCTGGGGGTGGTGGCCACCAACGCCGTGCACTACGCCCGGCCGTCGGGCCACCGGCTGGCGCAGCTGGTCGCCGCGGTGCGGGCTCGGCGGTCGCTGGAGGAGATGGACGGGTGGCTGCCGCCGGCTCCCACCGCGCACCTGCGGTCGGCGGCGGAGATGCGCGCCCGGTTCGGGGCCTGGCCGGACGCGGTGACCCGGACGGCCGGCATCGCCGCCGAGCTGGCCTTCGACCTGAAACTGGTCGCCCCGAACCTGCCGCCGTTCCCGGTGCCGCCGGGGGAGACCGAGGACTCCTGGCTGCGCGTGCAGGCGCTCCAGGGCATGGCCCGCCGCTACGGCCCCGACAACGAGGAGGCCAGCGAACAGCTCGACTACGAACTCGACATGATCGAGCGGCTGCGTTTTCCCGGGTACTTCCTCATCGTCTGGGACATCGTCCAGTTCTGCGAGCGCAACGACATCCTCGTGCAGGGCCGGGGCTCGGCGGCCAACTCCGTGGTCTGCTTCACGCTGGGCATCACGAAGGCCGACCCGATCCGGTACGGGCTGCTGTTCGAGCGGTTCCTCAGCGACGTGCGGGTCGGGCCGCCCGACATCGACCTCGACATCGAGAACGGCCGACGCGAGGAGGTCATCCAGTACCTCTTCCACAAGCACGGCCGGACCCACACCGCGCAGGTCGCCAACGTGATCACCTACCGCCGCCGCTCGGCGATCCGGGACGCGGCCCGCGCGCTGGGCTACTCGCCCGGCCAGGCCGACGCGTGGACGGCCGGGCCGGGTCACCGGGGCGGCCCCGCGCCCGACGACCTGCCCGCCGACGTGGCCACCTACGCCGCCGAGCTGGTGGGCGCGCCCCGCCACCTGGGGATCCACTCGGGCGGGATGGTGATCTGCGACCGGCCGGTCATCGAGGTCGTACCCGTCGAATGGGCCCGGATGGAGAACCGGACGGTGCTGCAGTGGGACAAGGACGACTGCGCGGCGACGGGGCTGGTGAAGTTCGACCTGCTGGGGCTGGGCATGCTCACCGCGCTGCACCACGCGGTGGACCTGGTGCGCGACCACCACGGCACGACGGTGGACCTGGCGGCGCTCCCGCCGGACGACCAGGAGATCTACGCGATGATCCGCGCCGGCGACTCCATCGGCCTGTTCCAGGTGGAGAGCCGGGCACAGATCCAGCTCGCGCCCCGGCTGAAGCCGAAGTGCTTCTACGACCTGGTGGTGCAGATCGCCCTGGTCCGGCCGGGCCCGATCCAGGGCGGGGCCGTGCACCCCTACATCCGCCGCGCCAACGAGCTGGAGGAGCCGACCGTCCCGCACCCGCGGATGGCGAAGGCGCTGGCCCGGACCCTCGGCGTGCCGCTGTTCCAGGAGCAGATGATGCAGCTGGCCGTCGACTGCGCGAACTTCACCGCCTCGGAGGCCGACCAGCTCCGCCAGGCGATGGGTTCCAAGCGGTCCCACGCGCGGATGCGGGAACTGCGGGAACGGTTCTACGCCGGCCTGGCCGACAACGGCATCACCGGCGCGATGGCCGACGACCTCTACCACCGGCTGGAGGCGTTCGCCGGCTACGGCTTCCCCGAGTCGCACTCGCTGTCGTTCGCCTTCATCGTCTACGCCTCCGCGTACCTCAAGCGCTACTACCCGGCGGCGTTCACGGCAGCCCTGATCCGCTCCCAGCCGATGGGTTTCTACTCCACGAACAGCCTGATCGGCGACGCCCGCCGGCACGGGGTGCCGATCCTCGGCGTGGACGTCAACGCCAGCGCCGCGGTCACGGGCCTGTCCGGGACGGGGACGGCGGCGGCGTCGGCGCGGCCAGGGACCTGGGGGGTCGGCGGCCCGGCGGTGCGCCTCGGCCTGGACCAGGTCCGGGGGATCGGGTCCGAGGTGGCGGCCCGGATCGCCGCTGGGCAGCCCTACGCCGGCCTGACTGACCTGGCTCGGCGGGCCGGGGTCACCGAGGCGCAGCTCGGCAACCTGGCGACCGCCGGGGCCTTCGCCGGCCTGGGGCTGGACCGGCGGCGTGCGCTGTGGACGGCGGGTGCCGCGGCCCGCGACACCCCGGACCGGTTGCCGGGCACGGTCGTGGGCACGCACGCGCCGACCCTGCCCGGGATGAGCGAGGCGGAGCTGGCCGCGGCGGACCTGTGGGCCACGGGCAGCTCGCCGGACAGCCACCCCGTGCAGTTCCTCCGGGACTGGCTGCGGGGCCGCGGCGCGGTGCCGGTCGGCGAGCTGGGGAAGGCGCCCGATGGGAGCCGGGTCCTGATCGGGGGGATCGTGACCCACCGCCAGGCTCCGGAGACCGCCGGGGGGATCGTGTTCGTCAACCTCGAGGACGAGACCGGTCAGGCCAACGTGATCTGCACGCCGGGCCTGGTCCGCCGCTACGCCAGGATCGCCAGAACGGCTCCGGCGCTGTTGGTCCGGGGCCGGTTGCAGAACGTCGACGGCGCACTCGGCGTGGCCGCCGATCAACTCACCGCCCTGAATCTCTCCGCGGCGCCCCGCTCCCGCGATTTCCGCTGA
- a CDS encoding tyrosine-type recombinase/integrase, which yields MRRLDVPGASHLVLVDGVIHLDEAAAVFEAMLEGWARQQRSRLLAATTVDSRLALIRRFRAFTDENPWTWSPGDVEQFTSWLVGGGTPLAVSTIRGYQMTLRLFCDYLSDPAYGWQEDCVRRFGSAPIQICHEWNTVAHLADYEGKPERRPLTCDELETLFDFADSRVEAIVSSRRKGALAALRDAQMLKTAYAFGLRRQELCRLDLVDLRPNPHAKAWGRYGSLHVRYGKASRGGPPRRRTVLTVPEFDWVIDGMRQWVTEARALFNAGDHPALWVTERANRVSVRYFDKRFAQLRDEAGLPKELVPHCLRHSYVTHLVEFGYPERFVQEQVGHRYASTTAIYTSVSNDFKNRVLAQALARVYSPEKGEQS from the coding sequence ATGCGGAGGCTGGACGTTCCTGGTGCGTCGCACCTGGTGCTCGTCGATGGTGTGATCCATCTCGACGAAGCCGCCGCGGTGTTCGAGGCGATGCTCGAGGGCTGGGCGCGTCAGCAGCGCAGCCGTCTGCTGGCGGCGACGACTGTGGACAGTCGACTGGCGTTGATTCGAAGATTCCGGGCGTTCACCGACGAGAATCCGTGGACGTGGAGTCCTGGTGACGTGGAACAGTTCACGTCGTGGCTGGTCGGTGGCGGCACACCGTTGGCGGTCTCGACTATCCGCGGCTATCAGATGACGCTGCGGCTTTTCTGCGACTATTTGAGCGATCCAGCCTATGGATGGCAAGAGGACTGCGTTCGAAGATTCGGATCCGCACCGATTCAGATCTGCCACGAATGGAACACCGTCGCGCATCTGGCTGACTACGAGGGAAAACCCGAACGTCGACCATTGACATGTGACGAGCTTGAGACGCTGTTCGATTTTGCTGACTCCCGGGTCGAGGCGATAGTCAGCTCCAGACGCAAAGGGGCGTTGGCCGCATTGCGTGACGCCCAGATGTTGAAGACGGCTTACGCTTTCGGACTGCGCCGTCAAGAATTGTGTCGCCTTGATCTGGTCGACCTTCGACCCAATCCGCATGCGAAAGCGTGGGGACGTTACGGTTCGCTGCATGTGCGTTACGGGAAGGCTTCCCGTGGTGGCCCGCCACGGCGCCGAACCGTATTGACGGTCCCGGAGTTCGACTGGGTTATTGACGGCATGCGGCAGTGGGTCACCGAGGCGAGGGCGCTGTTCAACGCCGGGGACCACCCTGCATTGTGGGTGACCGAACGGGCGAACCGGGTCTCCGTCCGCTACTTCGACAAACGTTTCGCCCAACTCCGCGATGAGGCCGGACTGCCCAAAGAGCTCGTCCCTCACTGTCTTCGCCACAGCTATGTCACCCACCTCGTCGAGTTCGGATACCCGGAACGGTTCGTCCAAGAGCAGGTCGGACACCGGTACGCGTCAACCACCGCGATATACACATCCGTGAGCAATGACTTCAAGAATCGAGTACTGGCCCAGGCTCTTGCCAGGGTGTACTCGCCTGAGAAAGGCGAACAGTCATGA
- a CDS encoding DNA polymerase Y family protein → MNNSSSMRAMVVWCPDWPVTAACRATDTDVHSPVAVLRLNRVAHASPAARAVGVRPGQRKRDAQALCPDMAVFEQDPARDAVAFEPVVAALEELAAGVEVLRPGSCALAARGPAGWYGGEEKAGETIVDKLALACDVEAQVGIADGVHAAALAALTGAVVPPGGSARFLTALDVGLLGRPELVGLLRRLGITTLGGFAALPAGDVGARFGADGALAHALAAGRDERLLAPRTPPLGLEVDQTFDDPLDRVDAAAFAARALAERLTELLGGHGLACTRLVIEATTATGVELRRVWRHDALLRSQDVSDRLRWQLDGWLTHTARRGGEPSGIARLRLVPEGVVTAGVLQPGLWGGTGDDRERAYRAASRLQGLLGPEAVVAPVLDGGRDPGERVRLVPWGDERGAERPTDRPWPGALPAPYPSTVYPSPPAVRLLDDAGRPVTVTGRAELSAPPARIVFDGGASAGVLAWAGPLPADDRWWDPATARRQARLQLLLAADRAVLISCAAGAWRLEADYD, encoded by the coding sequence ATGAATAATTCCTCTTCGATGCGGGCCATGGTGGTGTGGTGCCCGGACTGGCCGGTGACCGCCGCGTGCCGGGCCACGGACACCGACGTGCACTCCCCGGTCGCGGTCCTGCGGCTGAACCGGGTGGCGCACGCCAGTCCGGCGGCCCGCGCGGTCGGCGTGCGCCCCGGGCAGCGCAAACGCGACGCCCAGGCGCTGTGCCCGGACATGGCGGTCTTCGAGCAGGACCCGGCCCGCGACGCGGTCGCCTTCGAGCCGGTGGTCGCCGCGCTCGAGGAGCTCGCCGCCGGGGTGGAGGTGCTGCGGCCCGGCTCGTGCGCGCTGGCGGCCCGGGGACCTGCCGGCTGGTACGGGGGCGAGGAGAAGGCCGGCGAGACCATCGTCGACAAGCTGGCCCTCGCCTGCGACGTGGAGGCCCAGGTCGGGATCGCCGACGGGGTGCACGCCGCCGCCCTGGCCGCCCTGACCGGCGCCGTCGTCCCGCCGGGCGGCAGCGCCCGGTTCCTCACCGCCCTCGACGTGGGACTGCTCGGCCGGCCCGAGTTGGTCGGCCTGCTCCGCCGGCTGGGCATCACGACCCTCGGCGGGTTCGCGGCCCTGCCGGCCGGCGACGTGGGCGCGCGGTTCGGCGCGGACGGGGCCCTCGCGCACGCGCTGGCCGCCGGGCGCGACGAACGGCTGCTCGCGCCCAGGACCCCGCCCCTCGGCCTGGAGGTCGACCAGACCTTCGACGACCCGCTGGACCGGGTCGACGCCGCGGCGTTCGCCGCCAGGGCCCTCGCCGAGCGGCTCACCGAACTGCTCGGCGGGCACGGCCTGGCCTGTACCCGGCTCGTCATCGAGGCGACCACCGCCACGGGGGTCGAGCTGCGCCGGGTCTGGCGGCACGACGCGCTGCTGCGGTCGCAGGACGTCTCCGACCGGCTGCGCTGGCAGCTCGACGGCTGGCTGACCCACACCGCCCGGCGGGGCGGTGAACCGTCCGGGATCGCGCGGCTGCGGCTGGTCCCCGAGGGCGTCGTCACCGCCGGAGTGCTGCAACCCGGCCTGTGGGGCGGCACGGGCGACGACCGGGAGCGCGCGTACCGGGCGGCGTCGCGGCTGCAGGGCCTGCTCGGCCCCGAGGCGGTGGTGGCCCCGGTCCTCGACGGCGGGCGCGACCCGGGCGAGCGGGTCCGGCTGGTCCCGTGGGGGGACGAGCGCGGGGCGGAACGGCCGACGGACCGGCCGTGGCCGGGGGCGTTGCCGGCCCCGTACCCGTCCACTGTGTACCCCTCGCCGCCGGCCGTCCGGCTGCTCGACGACGCCGGCCGGCCCGTGACCGTCACCGGCCGGGCCGAGCTCAGCGCCCCACCGGCCCGGATCGTCTTCGACGGCGGGGCGTCGGCCGGGGTGCTCGCCTGGGCCGGGCCGCTGCCGGCCGACGACCGGTGGTGGGACCCGGCCACCGCGCGCCGGCAGGCCCGGCTCCAGCTGCTGCTCGCCGCCGACCGGGCCGTACTGATCTCGTGCGCGGCCGGGGCCTGGCGGCTGGAGGCCGACTATGACTGA
- a CDS encoding helix-turn-helix domain-containing protein, whose protein sequence is MTRKMAYRWHLRQLMATRGMFQTSDLVPLLAERGVRLSREQVYRLVTQTPQRMNMDVFTALCDILACGPSDLIEVVAEPTQIPKKAAAGEATNAGIGQLRPVRARIRRPNQGSD, encoded by the coding sequence ATGACCAGGAAGATGGCCTATCGTTGGCACCTGCGACAGCTCATGGCGACTCGTGGCATGTTCCAGACCAGCGACCTCGTCCCACTGCTGGCCGAACGCGGGGTGCGCCTGTCGCGCGAACAGGTCTATCGCTTGGTGACTCAGACACCCCAGCGCATGAACATGGACGTGTTCACCGCTTTGTGTGACATCCTCGCCTGCGGCCCCTCGGATCTCATCGAGGTCGTCGCCGAGCCCACGCAAATCCCCAAGAAGGCCGCGGCCGGTGAGGCCACCAACGCGGGGATCGGGCAGCTGCGACCCGTTCGCGCCCGGATCCGTCGGCCAAACCAAGGCTCGGACTGA
- the pstC gene encoding phosphate ABC transporter permease subunit PstC — MTTAETKDEPRGIAERPAPSDRVFGGALRLAGMVVLVTMGLVGTFLTIRAVAALRIAGWSFFTTESWEPDSGTFGIAAVLTGTVLIASVAIVVAIPLAVGTALYISEYAPRRLKPTLVSLVDLMAAVPSIAYGLWGFHMLQPMVLGLARWMATYLSWFPLFAIPSADSSDPLETETVYKSSAFIAGLVVAMMITPIMCSIMREVFTQAPAGEREGAYALGGTRWGMIRTVVLPYGRGGIIGGTMLGLGRALGETIAVYVIISPVFVIQPHILQSGANSVSALIALRNGEAGALGTSALMAAGLTLFVMTLIINFLASMVITRSRSGADSDA; from the coding sequence GTGACCACGGCCGAGACGAAGGACGAACCGCGCGGGATCGCCGAGCGCCCGGCGCCCTCGGACCGGGTGTTCGGCGGGGCGCTGCGGCTCGCCGGGATGGTCGTGCTGGTCACGATGGGTCTGGTGGGCACGTTCCTGACCATCCGGGCCGTGGCGGCGTTGAGGATCGCGGGCTGGAGCTTCTTCACCACGGAGAGCTGGGAGCCGGACTCGGGGACCTTCGGGATCGCGGCTGTGCTCACCGGTACCGTGCTGATCGCCTCCGTGGCGATCGTGGTGGCGATTCCGTTGGCGGTCGGGACGGCGCTGTACATCTCCGAGTACGCGCCCCGCCGGCTCAAGCCCACGCTGGTCAGCCTCGTGGACCTGATGGCGGCCGTGCCGAGCATCGCCTACGGGCTGTGGGGCTTCCACATGCTCCAGCCCATGGTGCTGGGGCTGGCCCGGTGGATGGCGACCTACCTGAGCTGGTTCCCGCTGTTCGCCATCCCGTCGGCGGACTCCTCGGACCCGTTGGAGACGGAGACCGTCTACAAGTCCTCGGCGTTCATCGCCGGCCTCGTCGTGGCCATGATGATCACGCCGATCATGTGCTCGATCATGCGCGAGGTGTTCACCCAGGCCCCGGCCGGTGAGCGTGAGGGCGCCTACGCGCTCGGCGGCACCCGGTGGGGCATGATCCGCACCGTCGTGCTGCCGTACGGCCGGGGTGGCATCATCGGCGGCACCATGCTGGGCCTCGGCCGCGCGCTGGGCGAGACGATCGCCGTCTACGTGATCATCTCGCCGGTGTTCGTGATCCAGCCGCACATCCTGCAGAGCGGCGCGAACTCCGTGTCCGCCCTGATCGCGCTCCGCAACGGCGAGGCCGGCGCGCTGGGCACCTCGGCCCTGATGGCGGCCGGTCTCACCCTGTTCGTGATGACGCTGATCATCAACTTCCTCGCCTCCATGGTGATCACCCGCAGCCGATCGGGAGCCGACAGTGACGCCTGA